The DNA sequence GCGCTGGCCGCCGTCGCGCTGCGGAGGCACAACCATCCGGCGGGCGATCTTGTTGGTGACCTCGCTGCCGAGTTCACGACGCACCAAATGCAGGCAGGCGTCGATACCGGCCGCGGTGCCCGCGCTGGTGATCAGGTTGCCGTCGTCGACGAACAGCACGTTGCGGTCGACGCGCGCGGTCGGATAGGTCCGGGCCAACAGGTCGGCGTACATCCAGTGGGTCGTACACGGCCGGCCGTCGAGCAGACCCGCGGCACCGACCACGAACGCGCCTGAGCACACCGTCAGGATGATCGAGCCGGCGTCGGCGGCGGCGCGCAGCACCTCCAGCGCCTCGGGCGGATAGCCGTTCCTGCCCGACGCGATCGCCGGGACCGCCACCAGATCGGCGCCGATGAGGTCGCCGAAGTCGTGCTGGGGAGTCAGGTGCGCGCCGATGGTGGTGCGCACGGGTTCGCCGGCCACCGGTCCGCAGACCTTGAAGTCGAAATTGGGCACGCCGTCCGACGAACGGTCGATGCCGAAGACCTCGCAGATGACGCCGAACTCGAAAACCGCTAGACCGTCGAGCACCAGTGTCGATACGCTTTTCAACGCCATGGCAGCATATTAGCGCAAGATGTCAGTGCTGCCACTGTTGGCGGAATGTGGTTCGTCGAAAGATATCTGCCATGAGTACAACATTGATCTCCCTCATCGTGATCAGCCCGTTCGCGTTGGGTGCGGTCCTCATCTGGGCCGCACACCGCTCCGGAATCCTGCGCTGGAACGTCGACCAGTTCCGGGTGTGGGCACCCATGGCGGGTCGCTTCGACAGCCGGGGCGACGAGGACCGCGACTCCTACCGGATCCAGCACGACCTCGACGCGATCCGGACCCGCTTCGAGGAGCATCCGTCCTGGCCGGGTTCAGGCGCGGTGGGTGAGCGTCGCTAGGAACGCCTCGACCGCGTCGCGGTACACCCGTGGCTGTTCGTCGTGGATCAGGTGACCGGCGTCGGGAACCCGCAGATAGGTTGTGCGGTAACCGGTTTCGGCCATCCGACGCATCTGCCCCGGCGGCGTGACCGAATTGCCCGCCTCCAGCAGCAGCGCTGGCGCCCGCAACTCCTGCCACTGCTGCCAGTAGTCGCGTCTCCCCCACTCGGCGGCGATGTCGATCCAGTGGCGGCGCCGCCCGTGCAGCCGCCAGCCGGTGGCGGTGCGGTCGAACGCCTCGAGGAAATAACGGCCCGCGACCGGACCGAATTCGGCCAGCACCTGTTGTTCGGTCTCGAATTCGACCGGCAGTGCGTGCAGCCACGGCTCCCACGGTCCAGTGGTGCGGCCACGGAAGTCCGGCGCCATGTCCTCCACCACCACCGCGGTCACCAGATCCGGTCGGTGCGCGGCCAGGCACCACGCGTGCAACCCGCCCATCGAATGCCCGATCAGCGTGACCGGGCGCCCCAGCGCGGTGACCGCATTGGCCAGTTCGGCGACGAAGTGCTCGGTGCTGATCGGATGTGGGTGGACGACGTCGCGGCCGCGATGCCAGGGCGCGTCGTAGGTGTACACCGACCCGAGACCGGTGAGCCACGGCAGCTGACGCCCCCACGTGCTGCCGCGCCCCATCAGACCGTGCACCAGCACCAGGGGCGCGCCGTCACCGCCCCGCGGGGTCAACAGTCCGGAGTCCATGTGCTCATCTTGCCCAGCCCAAGCGGTAACCTGGCCGCATGTCCAGCCAGAACCCTGTGGTGAAGATCAATGCAATCGAGGTCCCGCCGGATGCCGGTCCCGAGCTGGAGAAGCGGTTCGCCCACCGCGCGCACGCCGTGGACAACCAGCCGGGCTTCCTCGGCTTCCAGCTGCTGCGACCGGTCAAGGGCGAGAACCGCTACTTCGTCGTCACGCAGTGGGAGTCCGACGAGGCCTTCCAGGCCTGGGCCACCGGTCCGGCGATCGAGGCGCACAAGGGTCAGGCCGCCAACCCGGTCGCGACCGGTGCCTCGCTGCTGGAGTTTGAGGTTGTGCTGGACGTTGCGGGGTCCGGCGACAAGGGCTGACGCGACGCGGCACGCACGCCGGGTCACCGGCCTGGTGACGGCTGCCGCGCTCGTCGTTTCCCTAGCGTCCGGTTGCGGTGACGCGGGCACCACACCGGCCGACGCCGCCTACGGCGCGCACATCGGCACGACCACACCGCAGGGTCTGCGCGCCAAGCAGACCATGGACATGCTGAATTCCGACTGGCCGATCGGCGACGTCAACGTCCGCACGATGGCCGTCGAGGATCAGGTCGACCACATCATCGACGCGATGGGCAACCTGTGGTGGGACCGGCCCATCACGGCCACCGGCGTCGACATCGGCGCCGGCAGCGCCACCCTGCACGTCAAGACGTCCTACGGCGCCGCGCAGGACATCGAACTGCGCACCGACGACAACGGTCTGGTCGACCGGTTCGACGTCACGCTGCACCCGCCGGTGATCGAGAAGTGGGCCGACCTCGATGCCGTGCTCGGCGCATCCGGTGCGCGCTACTCCTACCAGGTGTCGCGGGTCGACCGCAGCGGCCCGGTCGGGAAATGCCAGCCGGTGGCGGGCACCAACACCGAGATGTCGCTGCCGTTGGCGTCGATCTTCAAGCTCTACGTCCTGCTGGCCGTCGCGCACGCCGTCCAGGACGGCCGGGTCCGCTGGGACGACCAGCTGACCGTCACCGAGCGGGCGAAGGCGGTCGGCGCCTCCGGGCTCGAGGAACTGCGGCCCGGCGCGAAGGTTTCGGTGCGCTCCGCGGCCCAGCAGATGATCTCGGCCAGTGACAACATGGCCACCGATCTGCTCATCGACCGCCTCGGTACCGGCGCGGTGGAGCACGCGCTGGTCGCGGCCGGCCACCACGATCCGGCCAGCATGACGCCGTTCCCGACCATGCACGAGATGTTCTCGGTCGGCTGGGGTGAGCCGGATCTGCGCGAACAGTGGAAGCAGTCCGATGCCGAGGAGCGCGCCGCGCTGCTGAAGCAGACCGACACCCGCCCCTACGAACCCGACCCGGCGCGCACCCACACCCCCGCGTCGCAGTACGGCGCCGAGTGGTACGGCAGCGCATCGGACATCTGCCGGGTGCACGCCGCGCTGCAGGATGCGGCCGTCGGCGAGGCCGCACCCGTCAGGGACATCCTGTCGGCCATCCCCGGTGTGGAACTGGACCGGGCGAAGTGGCCGTACATCGGCGCCAAGGGCGGCAACCTGCCCGGCGATCTGACGTTCAGCTGGTACGCCGTCGACCACACCGGTCAGGCCTGGGTGGTGAGCTTCCAGCTGAACTGGCCGCGGTACCGCAGTTCGACGGCGGCGGGATGGCTGCTGGCGATGGTGCGCCAGACCTTCGCGATGGTGCCGGTCGCCGATTAGGCGCGCCAGATCAGAGTGGGGTGCGCAGCGTCCAGGCGTGCCCGCGGAAATGCAGCACGGTCCGGCTGACCGGCGCGACGTCGATCCGCCAGAACGACCTGGCCGGCGCGTCGAGCGCGACCAGGATCGCCGCCCGGACGACCGCCGGATGGGTGACGGCGACCAGCCGGCCCCGGCGGCTGGCCAGTGAGTCCATCCAGCGCCGCACCCGGTCGACGACGTCGACGACCGACTCGCCGCCGTGCGGAGCCTGCGCGGGTTCGGTGAGCCAGATCGCGAGCTCCGCCGGCAGCACGCCACCCAGCACGTCACCGCGCCACCGGCCGCAGTCGAGGTCGGCCAGCAGCGGCTCCACCACCGCCTGCAGCCCGAGCAACTCGGCCGTCTGCCTGGTCCGCTTCTCCGGCCCGCAGTACGCGGCGTCGGCGGGGCCCAACTCGACGCACGCGTCGACCTGGCGGTGCCCCTGCGCGTTGAGGGGTTCGTCGGTGGGGAATCGTCCGGCTGACACGGCGTCGGTCATCGCGTGCGACACCAGGGTCAGCCGGACGACTTCGCTCACGCCCGCAGGACCTCGCGGCGACCGTCGAGCAGGCGCGACGCCAACGGTGCGAACACCAGCGCGATCGTCGCCCACATCACGACCTGCGTCCCCAGCGAGGACAGCCGGAAGTCGTAGAGCACGTCGGCCGGGAAGCCCTCGTAGACGATGACGCCCGCGTCGTCACGAAGCGGACCGGGCGTCTCGTGGATGCCCGGCAGGACGAGCATCAGCAGCGCGACTGCGACGACGTAGGCGCCGCCGGCCGCCACCGCGGCGTTCCATGTCCCCAGCCGGTCGGCGAGCCTGCGGCCGAGGTACACCGCGCCGATCAGCAGCGCGGCCGACAGCACGACCATCAGCAGGTACAGCAGCGTGCGTTGGCGCAGCGTCTCGTCGAGGCTCAGCGCGGGCGGGCTCGCCGGGTACTTCAGCGACGGCACCACGTAGAGGCTCAGCAGCATCCCGCCGGCGACGTACAGCGACAGCAGGCGGGCCGAGACGTCACCGACCCGGCCGTAGGCGACGGCGAACACGATGGCGAACAGGGCGCCCATCGCCACGCTGAACGCCAGCATCCCGAAGCCCATGCCGATGTTCATCTGCACGGCGCGGGAGAACCCGCCACCCGCCTCGCCGTGGCTGTGTCCCGCCGCGCC is a window from the Mycolicibacterium litorale genome containing:
- the mhuD gene encoding mycobilin-forming heme oxygenase MhuD yields the protein MSSQNPVVKINAIEVPPDAGPELEKRFAHRAHAVDNQPGFLGFQLLRPVKGENRYFVVTQWESDEAFQAWATGPAIEAHKGQAANPVATGASLLEFEVVLDVAGSGDKG
- a CDS encoding histidine phosphatase family protein; protein product: MSEVVRLTLVSHAMTDAVSAGRFPTDEPLNAQGHRQVDACVELGPADAAYCGPEKRTRQTAELLGLQAVVEPLLADLDCGRWRGDVLGGVLPAELAIWLTEPAQAPHGGESVVDVVDRVRRWMDSLASRRGRLVAVTHPAVVRAAILVALDAPARSFWRIDVAPVSRTVLHFRGHAWTLRTPL
- a CDS encoding GlxA family transcriptional regulator; its protein translation is MALKSVSTLVLDGLAVFEFGVICEVFGIDRSSDGVPNFDFKVCGPVAGEPVRTTIGAHLTPQHDFGDLIGADLVAVPAIASGRNGYPPEALEVLRAAADAGSIILTVCSGAFVVGAAGLLDGRPCTTHWMYADLLARTYPTARVDRNVLFVDDGNLITSAGTAAGIDACLHLVRRELGSEVTNKIARRMVVPPQRDGGQRQYIEQPIPVRCSERFAPHLDWIVANLDKPHTVSTLARRANMSARTFARRFVEETGTTPMQWVTDQRVLDARRMLEESDLDIDRIAERSGFGTATLLRHHFRRIIGVTPTDYRRRFCCADRPAEQSA
- a CDS encoding serine hydrolase, whose translation is MRGPATRADATRHARRVTGLVTAAALVVSLASGCGDAGTTPADAAYGAHIGTTTPQGLRAKQTMDMLNSDWPIGDVNVRTMAVEDQVDHIIDAMGNLWWDRPITATGVDIGAGSATLHVKTSYGAAQDIELRTDDNGLVDRFDVTLHPPVIEKWADLDAVLGASGARYSYQVSRVDRSGPVGKCQPVAGTNTEMSLPLASIFKLYVLLAVAHAVQDGRVRWDDQLTVTERAKAVGASGLEELRPGAKVSVRSAAQQMISASDNMATDLLIDRLGTGAVEHALVAAGHHDPASMTPFPTMHEMFSVGWGEPDLREQWKQSDAEERAALLKQTDTRPYEPDPARTHTPASQYGAEWYGSASDICRVHAALQDAAVGEAAPVRDILSAIPGVELDRAKWPYIGAKGGNLPGDLTFSWYAVDHTGQAWVVSFQLNWPRYRSSTAAGWLLAMVRQTFAMVPVAD
- a CDS encoding CbtA family protein, which gives rise to MEKQIIGRGLVAGALAAVVAFVFARIFVEPQIDAAIAYEEGVGAAHEALEHGAGAAGHSHGEAGGGFSRAVQMNIGMGFGMLAFSVAMGALFAIVFAVAYGRVGDVSARLLSLYVAGGMLLSLYVVPSLKYPASPPALSLDETLRQRTLLYLLMVVLSAALLIGAVYLGRRLADRLGTWNAAVAAGGAYVVAVALLMLVLPGIHETPGPLRDDAGVIVYEGFPADVLYDFRLSSLGTQVVMWATIALVFAPLASRLLDGRREVLRA
- a CDS encoding alpha/beta fold hydrolase, whose translation is MDSGLLTPRGGDGAPLVLVHGLMGRGSTWGRQLPWLTGLGSVYTYDAPWHRGRDVVHPHPISTEHFVAELANAVTALGRPVTLIGHSMGGLHAWCLAAHRPDLVTAVVVEDMAPDFRGRTTGPWEPWLHALPVEFETEQQVLAEFGPVAGRYFLEAFDRTATGWRLHGRRRHWIDIAAEWGRRDYWQQWQELRAPALLLEAGNSVTPPGQMRRMAETGYRTTYLRVPDAGHLIHDEQPRVYRDAVEAFLATLTHRA